The nucleotide window ggggctatatctgttcttagttctgaattttttgagtggggcatgcttatttaagatggagaggaaagcacttttaaagaacatccaggcatcctctactgacggaatgaggtcaatatccatccaggatacccgggccaggtcaattagaaaggcctgctcgctgaagcgttttagggagcgtttgacagtgatgaggggtggtcgtttgaccgcagacccattacggacgcaggcaatgaggcagtgatcgctgagatcatGGTTGAAGAccgcagaggtgtatttagagggtaaattagtcaggatgatattttttgtatttatttttcatgatatctatgagggtgcccatgtttacggatttagggttgtacctggtaggttccttgataatttgtgtgagattgagggcatctagtttagattgtaggacggccggggtgttaagcatatcccagtttaggtcaccaagcagtacaaactctgaggatagatggggggcaagcaattaacatatggtgtccagggcacaactgggggctgaggggggtctgtagcaagcggcaacagtgagagacttatttctggaaaggtggaatttttagaagtagaagctcaaactgtttgggcacagacctggatagtatgatagagctctgcaggctatctctacagtagattgcaactccgccccttttggcagttctatctagatggaaaatgttgtagttcggaatggaaatttctgaatttttggtggccttcctaagccaagattcagacactgctagaacatcagggttggcagagtgtgctaacgctaGTTGTGTATTGAGTTAGTATtcagtcagtggaggctgctgaggggaggactgctcataataattccggccattattatgtgccgtcctcccctcagcagcctccactgtattcagcgttggggtcaattccatttcaattcagtcaattgaaatggaaCCGACCCCAACCCTAGATGTATTCCAGAGTGGGCGGTATAACTAGGTGAGCTAGTGTATAATGTGGTGTATTACTGTGCGTGTTTTGCAGAGCGGACGGTACAACTACGTGAGCGTACTGGGAGCTCTGAAGAGCGTGTGTGAGACGGAGGGACCCAGGGCTCTGTTCTCTGGGCTGACGGCCACACTGCTCCGAGACGCCCCTTTCTCTGGCATCTACGTCATGTTCTACAGCCAGGCCAAGAGGTCCCTGCCACAGGGTAAGAGAAACCCATTCGTCTGCCTTAAGGATACAGTTGTCTatgtgagaggagggggagagcgagagaccaCAAAATGTCACACCGACACACTGAATAGTCAAGTGTGTTATTTCAGCAAGATTTATTTACATTGGTGTATGTTAGTGTAAACGGCTATTAAACGCCATGTTGGGGTATTGCTTGCACTGAATTCTGAGTAATCCAGAATAATGACTTGTGTTTTCTATTAGTGCCTATGTAGGTCTCACATTCTCTGTGCGGTCTCTTCCCTCAGAGGTGAGCTCCTCCCTCTATGCCCCGTTGGGGAACTTTGGCTGTGGGGTGATGGCCGGAGTCCTGGCCTCTGTGGTCACCCAGCCAGCTGACGTGGTCAAGACTCACATCCAGGTCAGCCCCTCCCACTGGACCACCAAGGAAGCCATTCGATACATCTACACGGTGAGGCCTGAATCTTAAtgaaaatatacagtacattattcATTTCCTGTGTGTAATGTACCGTTCTTGGTCTTCCTGTTTTTCCCATTCTGAGGGTACTTTATTCCATGACATATAGCTATGTATTTGAAGCACTTGTTATTGAATGTACATTTTCCTCCAAAAGCAACTGAACATCTCTTCTTGCACACACTATTCTATTTACCAACTGAACAGTGATTAAACGCTCCTCTTCTATCTCCTTCAGGAGCATGGTCTGAGGGGTTTCTTCCGTGGGGCTGTGCCTCGCTCTCTGAGGAGGACTCTGATGGCAGCCATGGCCTGGACCGTCTACGAACAGCTGATGGCCCGCATGGGACTCAAGtcctgaggagagagggataaactGATAAAGGAGGAATGACGTGGGGACTTGGTTTTATACAAAGCAGCAGTTtgaaggagaagaaagagaggaggatgtgaaggaggagggagagagaggaggtgtagAGACAGTATCACTGCAACTAGTTAGGGAAAGAAAGAGGTGGGTGTCGGTGGCATGGAAGAGTGAAaggtgtgcacgtgtgtgtatttTACATGCTGATGTTTATGAGAGAGTTATTGTGTATGTTTGATGTATGTCCTTACACTCTTATGTCAACCCTGACCTTAAATGACATTCCCTTACTGCTGAGAAGTGAACTGATCCCTCTCCGAGTGTGGAGACCATTGAGATCTATCTATTTCTATGGGGGAGACCATAGGGATCtctttaattatatttctatgggggAGACCTTAGAGATCTATCTAATTCTATGGGGGAGACCCTCTCAGACTGGGGAGACCATAGAGAATGATCTAATTCTATTTCAATGGGGGAGACTCTCTCAGACTATGACTACTGTGGTTTAGCTCTGGATACCACTCCAGTGACAGAGACTGTCGCCGACTGTCACCTATTGTCACTGTCTGACTGTGACTAACGTCTAGGTGTCTCAAACACTCCCACTCCCAAGATGAAACAGCAGCTTTGATTTAGTTACCTCAGCAAGAGGTTATCCGCTGGCTAAAGGTATAGTGGACTGGACAAAGCAACCCTGCGCCATAACCATGCAATTTATTTACAAATGACAGGCAGACTACATTAACAGCACAGTGATTATTGTGACCTGTCGACTGACTGAAGGAAATACGATatttattgactgactgactgataaaATATTTATTACGAGCTTGGACAATCAAGACAATATTGCTGTGCATTGTAGCAAAAGACTAGGCTGATATTTTCAATACTGCAACTGCACAATTAGCTACTAGCAACTTGGCATTGGCATACTTTGCCATATTAAAATAGTGTACAGTAGGTGTGCTCTATACCCAATTCAACTGGGATAAAATGTATAGTGCATTCCATTCTGGTTGCACTGTAATAGATCAGATGTGCTTTACCTAACCAGTAATGATAGTCAATCCCAGAGCCATAGATGGATAATTGGCAGGTGGTCAATCCCATTGGAACACAGACAATGCAACTCTGAGCCACCTTGGGCTGTAGCATTGTGAGACAATAGTCAATATCGCTATCATGAATATGAAGCTTCAGCGCCACTGTATTACATGGGCCGGATTCAGTAGGCACAAAAAGGAAGCAAACCGGAGGGACTAGCTgatcttgtccaataagaaaggtAAAATGTTTTTGTTTCTCGTTGCATCAGTGATGCACAGCCATGGTCCTGGATGGTCTCTGTTATTAGTTTTgtaaataaataggcctatgtatTCAGTATTGAGAGTAGTTCATTTTTAACATGGAAGCCCATATACGTGTATATTTCTTAACCCGCGGTGGCCAGTGTGCCATGTCATGGATATAATTTTTTTGTCCGTTTTAAAGAGATGTGTTATATTGAAAAGTGTTATTGTACAGATtcaagatatacactgagtatacagaaACATGAAgaccacctgctctttccatgacatagactgaccaggtgaatctagatgaaagctatgatcccttattgatgtcacttgttaaatccacttcaatcagtgtagatgaaggggaggagacaagttaaagaaggatttttaagccgtgagacaattgagacatggattgtgtatgtgtgccattcagagggtgaatgggcaagacaaaaaaatgtaagtgcctttgaacagggtatggtggtaagtgccaggcgcaacggtttgtgtcaagaactgcaacactgctgggtttttcacgcttaacagtttcccgtgtgtatcaagaatggtccaccacccaaagcgacatccagccaacttcacaactgtgggaagcattggagtcaacattggccagcatccctgtggaatgctttcaacaccttgtagagtccatgccccgacgaattgaggctgggggtgggggtgcgcaactcaatattaggaaggtgttccaaatgtttggtatactcagtgtatatagtctATTAAGAGCCCAATGGAAGCTTCTAGGATCAGTGATGGCTGATCGAATAGTAAATGGATGCCTGTCTGCCACggtcacgtgactcactgtctgtaggcgcgaaccattttcatgaacgggatggtgtacctaataaactggtgtATTTTGTCTGAGTCATTGAGAGGGGAAACACTGAGTTAAGCCTAGCTCAATGTCAGTCAGTGAATGCACTGTAGAATTCAACGCACATTCATTAATTCAAGCCCCTTAGCGGCTGGTAAAAGGACTGGAGTGATTGAAGGTTCTGGCGAATTGGGAGTTCTTCAggctttgtctgtgtgtttttgtgttgtcGTAACACAACTCTTACCACCAAATTGTTCTGTGTCGTAACATTTTTGCCTTGGCGATTATCATCACCATCAACATCACTATTGTCCTTGATATTGTGACTATACAGTGTATATGGTCTGTTGTTATTGTCAATATtttgtctgtgtgtatgagtttGCTCAGACCGATGCTGtgcctgttttttgtttttaagtgAAT belongs to Coregonus clupeaformis isolate EN_2021a chromosome 1, ASM2061545v1, whole genome shotgun sequence and includes:
- the slc25a38b gene encoding mitochondrial glycine transporter B isoform X2 gives rise to the protein MELALAHPALKAFMCGSLSGTCSTLLFQPLDLVKTRLQTLQNNMKPGAPKVGMMTVLIQVIRTESFLGLWKGVSPSFVRCIPGVGIYFSTFYSLKQHYFQEGRAPNAGEAVLLGAGARAVAGVCMLPVTVIKTRFESGRYNYVSVLGALKSVCETEGPRALFSGLTATLLRDAPFSGIYVMFYSQAKRSLPQEVSSSLYAPLGNFGCGVMAGVLASVVTQPADVVKTHIQVSPSHWTTKEAIRYIYTEHGLRGFFRGAVPRSLRRTLMAAMAWTVYEQLMARMGLKS